The Seriola aureovittata isolate HTS-2021-v1 ecotype China chromosome 7, ASM2101889v1, whole genome shotgun sequence genome includes the window CTCAGGTCCAAAGGAatcctgaagtccacattgaTGGTTTTCATTGCTTATCAAGCACCTACATAAAAACCTGAGGCATTTACCTGGAAACGCTCTGAGTTCATGACCCGGACCAGTGAGTCTTTACACACCAACCCAGTGGACAAATAAGTGAGTACTCAGGTACCAGAGATATAATgaaatggtagagcgctcgcttagcatgcCACCTGGACACGCTCCTGAGTTCATGACCCACGGCAGCGTTTTCTTTTGAAGTTTAGTAACCAGAGGAcgaggtggccgagtggttaaggcgatggactgctaatccattgtgctctgcacgcatgggttcgaatcccatcctcgtcgGGATAGAGTTTCTTTAGTCCACAACGTTTCCATGTCAACAAGAGCAGATTCTATGCCAAATGTTCTCTTCCTCATTTATCCACTGTGAGATGTACTTGGAAAGAACTTGGCAAAACCAAGAAATGGCAATCCTTCACtggggaattagctcaaatggtagagcgctcgcttagcatgtgagaggtagtgggatcgatgcccacattctccagtaaacCTCCATTCTTGAAGCAGTGAGTCCCTCTCCATCTTCAAGAATCTGTTGAAAactcatctcttcagagagaACCTCCTTTCCTAAAACCCTAACATGTCTAACTGCACTTCTCTAATACACTCACCTTGCTTATTAAATCGATGTAGTACTTAATATTTACACTAAGGTTCCTACTGCACTGAATCTTACTGATGTCCCTCAtttgtaagtcgctttggatcTGACCAATGagtcaatgtaaatgtaaatgtaatactTAATGAATGTACAAAGTCATTTGTAAATAAGCAGTTATTATCACAGATATTTTCCCAGCATAAAGAAATACAACCCAAACTGAGTACAATGTATTTCCAGTCTGTCTACTATCAGTGTAATGTCTGTTATGTTCTCTGTCCTTGTCTCTTTATCCTCATGATATTAATCTCATTAATCCTTCACTCTGTGAATGACTCAGTCATTTGACACTATCTGTCAGCCTTTTGATTCCTTTAAAGCCAGAAGctcagtgtgtgacagagttAATGGACGATGTTTCAGACACAAAGTGTCCTGATGATGTTCAGACTGACTGCAGGGTTGTCCATTAGTCACCCTGACACAGGAgttcacagaggaggagcagaggatgaACACACGGATCATCTGGGAGggttttgttctctctctctctgacttcctCTTTCATTCAACTTCACAGTTCTTCAGCTATAACAACAAATGAGATTGCTACTATTAAGAAAAACGATtgatatgttgttgtttctctgcagcagcgttattttatttggtatttttatggATTTGTAAACCACAACTTCAATTTAAGGTGAGTCATACAACCTTAGTGAACATGAATAATATATGTTATAATGTTATATgaattgttattgtttttctcatcaaGGACTTTGTGGACATTCAAATagtgaaaatcaaatcaaatcaactttaaacctgtttttatttatttttggccacttgttCGTGCTAAACGAGCTGAAAACACATCTCACATATTACGACCTGATAAAGTTGTTAAGGCTTATGTGGCAGCAAATAGTTTCAGCAGACTGCGTTTGTGCTCCACCAGCtacagagggaaatatctggctctttagctgccaaACGTTccgctatgttcaccagctgctctctgaaaACAGTTGCCTCTTGCTGCTCGAAATCGAAGCAATTGAATGTAAGTCGGTTGTTAAGCTCCATAAAGCTGTGGTTGAGAAATCTCTGTAAGACTGTGGGTTTGGTCCATTGCTTATAATAACTAGAATCATCTCcctgtggttgtctgcctcctccactcagactagtttcagattacatctctgtttatccagagtcatagaatatgaaccatttgtgtgaaattttgtcataattgctaaTGGCTTAAAGAGGTCACTGCGACCTTGAgttttgacctttggccaccaaaatctaatcagttcgtccttgagtccaagtgaatgtttgtgccaaactaTCCaccaaggtgttactgagatattgtgtcaaTGAGAATGGGGCGGACAGccaacccgaaaacaatatgcctccatTTCTGGCTGCCGCCGGCGCTGACGCATAAAGAataattagtgcagctttaagttaaAAATTAGGAACTTAAAACACTCATCCAGAACCTTTATGAGATGAGAGTATTTTCCATATTAACAGATTGTCCTTCAAATCTCCAACAGGACACACTAATTTAACTGCAGACCCTCCCTGCTGTCAGATATCCACCATGACCATCCTTGGTGGCAGCTTTGATGACCAGTCCTTCAGTAGTGAGGAGAGTTATGACCACGTCTTCACAGACTCAGAGACCACCACAGTCAAAGGTGTGTACTTCCAGCGGGCTAAGCAGCTCCAAGGGCCAGACACCGTGGGTCTGCCCCTCAATGCTTCACGACAGCTTCTCATCAATGTGGGCGGCGTCCGGTATGCCTTCCCCTGGACCACCCTGGAGGATTTCCCTCAGAGCCGTCTGAGTCGCCTGTGCTTCTGCACCACCTTAAAGGAGATTGCAGAGATTTGTGATGACTATGATGAGACGCGACGTGAATTCTTCTTTGACCGTGACCCTTTAGCCTTTCGAGCCATCTTCAGCTATTTGGCAAAAGGGAAGCTGCGTCTGCTGCAGGAGGTCTGCAACGTGGCTCTGCATGGTGAGCTGCTGTACTGGGGCATTGACACGGGGCAGATGGAGCGCTGCTGCCGCCACCGCATGATGTCGTCTGTGGAGGAGGTGGCCGAGCACCAGCGCAAAGAGGAGAAgtggcaggagaggaggaaggtgcTGAGGGCTCCTGTTATGGGGGACGGCCTGTTCCACATGCTGGGCGAGGCAGTGGAGAATCCTCACTCTGGGTTAGCAGGGAAAGTGTTTGCCCTCCTGTCCGTCATCATGGTGGTGGTCACTGTGGTCAGCCTGTGCATCAGCACCATGTCAGAACACAGGAAGagggaacaggaacaggaagaggtGGCGGTACGTACAAAACACATTCCATCATTTGTTAGGATGACTGTGGACTTTCTAGTCTCCAAGCTGAAAGCCTTTTGTTGTCTCCACAGGGTGAATGCTCCCAGGAGTGTCGCAACATGTTTGTGGTGGAGTCAGTTTGTGTGGTCTGGTTCTCCTTTGAGTTTCTGGTGCGGTTTTTCCACGCACAAAGCAAGCTGGATTTTGCCCGTGGTCCACTCAACATCATCGACGCAGTTGCCATCTTGCCCTACtacatctctctgtttctggAGCTCAGGAGTAAGTCTGTGCAGGACGTCGTGGCTGTAGCAGGAAGAAGTACTCTGGATAAACTGGGTCTAATCCTACGTGTGATGAGGGCTCTGCGCATCCTGTATGTGATGAGGCTGGCGCGTCACTCTCTGGGTCTGCAGACTCTGGGGCTGACCATCCAGCGCAGTATGACGGACTtcgggctgctgctgctcttcatgtgCATCGCTGTAACTCTCTTCTCCCCGCTGGTCCATCTTGCTGAGAGCGAGCTGGCCCCCAATGCTGCCAGATCCCCCCAGTTCAGCTTCAGCAGCATCCCAGCATCTTACTGGTGGTCCATCATCTCCGTGACGACAGTGGGGTACGGTGACATGGTGCCGCGCAGCATCCCCGGCCAGCTAGTGGCGCTGATCAGCATCTTGTCAGGGATCCTCATTCTGTCGTACCCTTCCACATCGATCTACCACACCTTCTACCACACCTACACCAGGCTGAAGGAGGAGCACAAGTGGGTGTGGAGGGAGCAGAGGGGGGCGGAGCTTGTCACTGAGGCTGAAGGAAgcgtgaaagaaagagaaacctGGACTGATAACTGGCCAGAAACTGACTTTCTACCTGGTGTGGAGGATAGGGAAGATTGTCTTAttcctccaatcagaaacatgcgTGAGTGATGACACTCATTCTGCACATGTTTTTCACGAGCtgtatttttgtcaaactgtcctGAGCTTTTTAGTTTGAATTAATCAAACTTTCTTGGTTTGAATCTTTGTTGTGTTGACTTCTAATGACATGATTAGCATGTGTCAGCGTGTCTAGCTCTGATgttctgtcatggctgacaGGATGAAGACGGATGAAACAAGTTGTTGTAACTGTCTCCAAGCTGAGCAGCTAAATCACAACAGACcacacaacagtgtgtttcaatgttttagttcaaaataaacaaaatatgcaGCTGATTTTGTCCCAtagcaaaacaaatgcaacaataattgttcattttaacataaaatacaaagaaGTTATTTTGAGAATTATTTTGTTATAGCCTCTCATAGTCTTATAATATATTTGCCTGATCTGTTTATTATTACAATGAAAAAAGATACATTTTGCCTATTTTGTCTCAAGGTAGTTTTTCTATGTTCTGTGCAAAACCCCAATAActgttctttgataaatattattaGATAAATAATTCTCTAATatttttgtataaataaataatgctattatattattgttaacTATGGATATTCAGAATACTAGACTTATCgagacaaaaaaattatttaagtTGAGTAAGTGAAATTTTACTGTCCCCTGGTTTGGGGTCAGTTGCTAATatctgaattcttccattcaaataaataatgtgaatgatatgtcatatgtaatcatctttaaatcTAAATAACATAACAACCAATGGGTGTGAGAGTGCACTTTACCTGTTTTTACTTTCCCttgaagtgttttatttctttactcctactaattgtaataataaagattattaCTATTAAAAATCTGTGGAGCACCAGCCTCTCTGTGCCCTCCATGTTTGACGTGTTGAGCCCCTCTGTGCTGACAGATTCTAACACGGTCCTTTACAAAGCTGCTCACTCACTCCTGGAGGTTCATATATATTTAATCTGTGGTAATCTACATACTGTAGATGTTGATGATTCAACTTTGCAACAGACATGATTTTACCTGAACAGCAACTCATAGAAATCATcatagacataaaaaaaataacttgcaTCAAGTCTAAGTCGGTTGAAATGGCAGCAGTGATACGTTTAATGAGTCAAACTGGAAGCAGCAGGTTCTTTATGAAGAGTGTGTactcactgaaacactgagCCAGCCCTTTACACTGAAAATCAATGTGTGCAGGTTTCCACCAGGGGGCAGGCGTGTTCTATCTCACAGCCACAAGCTACTGGAAAACTGCTGGAGGCATCTGTTTCCCTGCAGAGTAAAACGAGTTTCAGTGATTACAccctgagagacacacacagtttaactcTGGTGTGTTGACATTATTGTGGttcacagtgtcacagtttgTGAACACAAGGTGGAACAATTCAACCTCTCTGAGCAGGTGCATCACACCTGGAAGTCAGACCTGGAGACACAGACCAAGCAGACAGAGGCCTCCTCAGTGCACACAACCCAGGATGTTTGTCCTGAGGAGAGCCACTGATGCCggggacagagaccagagaccagagaccggagaccagagacctgagaccggAGACCTGAGAccggagaccagagaccagagaccagagacc containing:
- the LOC130172557 gene encoding potassium voltage-gated channel subfamily G member 4-like, whose protein sequence is MTILGGSFDDQSFSSEESYDHVFTDSETTTVKGVYFQRAKQLQGPDTVGLPLNASRQLLINVGGVRYAFPWTTLEDFPQSRLSRLCFCTTLKEIAEICDDYDETRREFFFDRDPLAFRAIFSYLAKGKLRLLQEVCNVALHGELLYWGIDTGQMERCCRHRMMSSVEEVAEHQRKEEKWQERRKVLRAPVMGDGLFHMLGEAVENPHSGLAGKVFALLSVIMVVVTVVSLCISTMSEHRKREQEQEEGECSQECRNMFVVESVCVVWFSFEFLVRFFHAQSKLDFARGPLNIIDAVAILPYYISLFLELRSKSVQDVVAVAGRSTLDKLGLILRVMRALRILYVMRLARHSLGLQTLGLTIQRSMTDFGLLLLFMCIAVTLFSPLVHLAESELAPNAARSPQFSFSSIPASYWWSIISVTTVGYGDMVPRSIPGQLVALISILSGILILSYPSTSIYHTFYHTYTRLKEEHKWVWREQRGAELVTEAEGSVKERETWTDNWPETDFLPGVEDREDCLIPPIRNMRE